The following coding sequences lie in one Thermosulfuriphilus ammonigenes genomic window:
- the murG gene encoding undecaprenyldiphospho-muramoylpentapeptide beta-N-acetylglucosaminyltransferase: MRLVIAGGGTGGHLFPGLAVARAAKEAGERVLFISSGRALETGLLKEAGLPTARLSPRAFLGRGLGGKFLAILTLARETTKAIAILRSFKAQVVLGLGGYTSLPVILAARILRIPAAVHEQNAVPGLANRLAARVANKILVSFEVSRRHFPAAKVVVTGNPVRLELQRPRTREIPHPCLLVLGGSQGARRLNQVLPETVARLKKTWPNLTVIHQSGTGQEESLRATYNRWGVPEAMVYPFISDMAWAYAQADLVISRAGATTSAELSCLGKPAILVPYPYAGGHQRENARAFAEIGGALMMEERELTPASLARVIKDLLQDSRRLEIMAQRARELWLWGDPGQILQELENLLSDTEEAACTRDSISTL, from the coding sequence ATGAGGCTGGTAATTGCCGGCGGGGGCACCGGAGGTCATCTCTTTCCAGGACTGGCCGTGGCCCGGGCGGCCAAGGAGGCCGGAGAAAGGGTTCTTTTTATCTCCTCAGGAAGGGCCTTAGAGACAGGTCTTCTTAAAGAGGCTGGCTTGCCTACGGCCAGACTTTCTCCTCGGGCCTTTCTGGGGCGGGGCCTCGGGGGTAAGTTCCTGGCTATCTTGACCCTGGCCCGCGAGACAACCAAGGCAATCGCCATCCTTCGCTCCTTTAAGGCCCAGGTAGTTTTGGGGCTGGGGGGCTATACCTCTTTGCCGGTGATTTTGGCGGCCAGAATTCTTCGCATTCCTGCCGCTGTTCATGAGCAAAATGCCGTTCCTGGTCTGGCCAACCGTTTGGCTGCCCGGGTGGCCAACAAGATCCTGGTCTCCTTCGAGGTTTCAAGAAGGCATTTCCCTGCCGCTAAGGTGGTGGTTACCGGCAATCCCGTTCGTTTAGAGCTTCAACGTCCCCGTACTCGGGAGATTCCACATCCCTGTCTCCTTGTTCTAGGCGGAAGTCAGGGGGCCCGGAGGCTCAATCAGGTCTTGCCGGAGACAGTGGCTCGGCTCAAAAAGACTTGGCCGAATTTGACGGTTATCCATCAGTCGGGGACGGGGCAGGAGGAGTCACTTAGGGCTACTTATAACCGTTGGGGAGTTCCCGAGGCCATGGTCTATCCTTTCATTTCCGATATGGCCTGGGCTTATGCTCAGGCTGATTTAGTCATCTCTCGGGCTGGAGCCACCACTTCGGCCGAACTATCCTGTCTGGGTAAACCAGCGATCCTGGTCCCTTATCCTTACGCTGGTGGGCATCAACGAGAAAATGCCCGGGCCTTTGCGGAGATCGGTGGTGCCCTGATGATGGAAGAAAGAGAGCTGACGCCAGCCTCTCTGGCCCGGGTTATCAAGGATCTCCTCCAAGACTCCCGAAGACTTGAGATCATGGCCCAAAGGGCCCGGGAGCTTTGGCTCTGGGGAGATCCGGGACAAATACTTCAGGAGCTGGAGAATCTTCTCTCTGATACCGAGGAGGCGGCGTGTACAAGAGACAGCATATCCACTTTATAG
- a CDS encoding UDP-N-acetylmuramoyl-tripeptide--D-alanyl-D-alanine ligase translates to MAEMRLKAAEVIEATGGLLLSGDMGVVFSGVGTDSRTIGPGEIFVALKGPRFDGHDFVASAIKAGASGALVEDWPPGLNLFELHKAITIIKVRDTLKALGDLASWWRKKLGLMVLAITGSCGKTTTKDIAAAIFASQWPTLKTEGNFNNLIGLPLTLLKAREGVKWAVLEMGANRPGEIARLSEIASPDIGLVTNVAPAHLEGFGSLEGVYKAKGELYEALSGKTAVVCQDDKILHRLALSRAKEVVTYSLSDPTATVTAEDIVQDEKGLAFVLSLGGKRLKVRLPLWGRHNVVNALAASSCALAAGIPAEIIARGLAEVEGRTGRFYPVALASGAVLIDDTYNANPASVAAGLSAARELANGRPLVVVFADMLELGEASSQLHCQIAEEIYRVKPSLLLTYGEFASHTSQRAQELGLRTEHLNTKEKLFRTLAEALKRWPEAVILVKGSRSMGLDELCIRLREGG, encoded by the coding sequence ATGGCTGAGATGAGATTAAAAGCGGCTGAGGTGATCGAGGCCACAGGTGGTCTTCTTTTAAGCGGAGATATGGGGGTGGTCTTCTCCGGTGTGGGGACTGACTCCCGGACCATAGGTCCAGGGGAGATATTTGTGGCCTTAAAAGGACCGCGATTTGACGGCCATGACTTTGTGGCTTCGGCCATCAAGGCCGGGGCTTCAGGGGCCCTGGTGGAGGATTGGCCTCCGGGACTTAATCTCTTTGAGCTCCATAAGGCTATTACCATTATCAAGGTTCGGGATACCCTTAAGGCCCTGGGGGATCTGGCCTCGTGGTGGCGTAAGAAACTGGGGCTCATGGTCTTAGCTATTACCGGCTCCTGTGGCAAAACAACCACCAAAGACATAGCGGCAGCAATCTTTGCCTCTCAGTGGCCCACCCTTAAGACCGAGGGTAATTTTAATAACCTTATCGGCCTGCCCCTTACACTCCTCAAGGCTCGGGAGGGAGTTAAATGGGCCGTGCTGGAGATGGGGGCCAACCGTCCGGGAGAGATCGCCCGCCTCTCAGAAATTGCCTCTCCTGATATCGGTCTGGTAACCAATGTGGCCCCGGCTCATCTTGAGGGGTTTGGAAGTCTGGAAGGAGTCTATAAAGCCAAAGGAGAGCTTTATGAGGCCCTATCTGGTAAGACAGCTGTGGTCTGTCAGGACGATAAGATTCTTCACCGTTTGGCTCTCTCCCGAGCCAAAGAGGTGGTTACCTATAGTCTCTCTGATCCCACAGCTACAGTGACCGCCGAGGATATAGTTCAGGACGAAAAGGGATTGGCCTTTGTTCTTTCCCTGGGGGGAAAGAGGCTAAAGGTGCGACTTCCCCTGTGGGGCAGGCATAACGTGGTCAATGCCTTGGCCGCCTCTTCCTGTGCCTTAGCGGCCGGAATTCCGGCCGAAATCATAGCCCGGGGGCTTGCTGAGGTAGAGGGTAGAACCGGCCGTTTTTATCCTGTAGCTCTTGCCAGTGGGGCCGTCCTCATCGACGATACTTATAACGCCAACCCGGCCTCGGTGGCCGCCGGGCTGAGTGCCGCTCGGGAGCTGGCTAACGGTCGTCCCCTGGTGGTGGTGTTTGCCGATATGTTGGAGCTTGGAGAGGCCTCTTCCCAGCTCCATTGCCAAATAGCCGAAGAGATCTATCGGGTAAAACCCTCCCTTCTTCTTACCTATGGAGAGTTTGCCTCACACACGAGCCAGAGGGCCCAAGAGCTTGGGCTCCGGACCGAGCATCTAAACACCAAAGAGAAACTCTTTCGGACCCTGGCGGAGGCCCTTAAAAGGTGGCCTGAGGCCGTCATTCTGGTAAAAGGCTCCCGTTCTATGGGGCTTGATGAACTCTGTATCCGACTCCGGGAGGGGGGCTAG
- the murC gene encoding UDP-N-acetylmuramate--L-alanine ligase produces MSGIATLLLKLGYHVSGSDLKETETTRRLTDLGGVIYYGHRAENIRGAGVVVVSSAIPPDNPELLAAKAAKIPVIPRAEMLAELMRLHRYGVAVAGAHGKTTTSSMVAAVLSAGGLDPTSVIGGKVNGLGTNARLGQRDFIVAEADESDGSFLLLTPSIVVVTNIDAEHLDHYRDLGEIQEAFVSFINKVPFYGVAIVCLDDPHLSTLLPRLKKRLLTYGLSAQADIRATDIVPSGHQTSFVARYQNRILGRIVLPLAGIHNVVNALAALAVGLELEIPFRHIREGLEGFAGVARRLEILGEAAGAVFIDDYAHHPTEIRASLAAVRDMFPKRPLLVVFQPHRYTRTKALWEQFATCFFESDRLVVTDIYPASEPEIPGVEASALAKAIADHGHGAVTYVPKGGLIEAVASMVRPGEVVVTLGAGDIGRLARAIFEYFQKERAQCA; encoded by the coding sequence ATGAGCGGTATTGCCACTTTACTTCTTAAGCTTGGCTATCATGTCTCGGGTTCGGATCTCAAAGAGACCGAGACCACCAGGCGTCTGACCGATCTTGGGGGAGTCATATATTATGGCCACCGGGCAGAGAATATTCGAGGAGCGGGAGTAGTAGTTGTCTCTTCAGCCATCCCTCCTGATAACCCCGAACTTTTAGCGGCCAAGGCGGCCAAAATCCCGGTGATTCCTCGGGCCGAGATGCTGGCCGAACTCATGCGTCTTCATCGTTATGGTGTGGCTGTGGCCGGAGCCCACGGGAAGACGACCACCAGCTCGATGGTAGCGGCTGTCCTTTCCGCCGGAGGGCTTGATCCTACCAGTGTCATTGGAGGCAAAGTCAACGGTCTGGGGACCAATGCTCGTCTGGGACAAAGGGATTTCATCGTGGCTGAGGCCGACGAGAGCGATGGATCGTTTCTTCTCCTCACCCCTAGTATCGTCGTGGTCACCAATATTGACGCCGAACATCTGGACCACTATCGAGATCTGGGAGAGATTCAAGAGGCCTTCGTTTCTTTCATCAATAAGGTTCCCTTCTATGGAGTGGCTATTGTTTGTCTAGACGACCCCCACCTTTCGACCCTCCTGCCCCGACTCAAAAAACGCCTTTTAACCTATGGCCTTTCGGCTCAGGCCGACATCAGGGCTACGGACATTGTTCCCTCCGGTCACCAGACAAGCTTTGTTGCCCGGTATCAAAATCGAATTCTGGGGCGAATTGTCCTTCCCCTGGCTGGAATTCATAATGTGGTTAACGCCTTAGCCGCTTTGGCTGTGGGGCTGGAGTTAGAGATTCCCTTTAGGCACATTCGGGAGGGCCTGGAGGGGTTTGCTGGGGTGGCCAGAAGGCTGGAGATTTTGGGAGAGGCGGCCGGGGCCGTCTTCATCGATGACTATGCCCATCATCCTACGGAGATCAGGGCCTCGCTGGCCGCAGTAAGGGATATGTTTCCCAAAAGACCGCTTCTGGTCGTTTTTCAGCCCCACCGCTACACTCGAACCAAGGCCCTCTGGGAGCAGTTTGCCACCTGCTTTTTTGAAAGTGACCGCTTGGTAGTCACTGATATCTATCCGGCCAGTGAGCCCGAGATTCCCGGGGTAGAGGCTTCGGCCCTGGCCAAGGCTATAGCCGACCATGGGCATGGAGCGGTTACCTATGTCCCCAAGGGGGGCTTGATAGAGGCCGTGGCCTCCATGGTCAGGCCGGGCGAGGTGGTTGTTACCCTAGGGGCCGGGGATATAGGCCGTCTGGCCAGGGCGATCTTCGAGTACTTCCAGAAGGAGAGAGCTCAGTGCGCTTAA
- the murD gene encoding UDP-N-acetylmuramoyl-L-alanine--D-glutamate ligase, whose amino-acid sequence MDLRGQKIVVVGLGRSGMAAAKLAVSQGAEVLISEKRSLEAIDGKDKTFVEDLGVFLEAGGHRPETFAWADLIVVSPGVPRQGKAFETAYRKGIPIIGELELAASFLRSPVVAITGTNGKTTVTALVADMLRFSGKRVFVGGNFGIPLSEYVSGSQLADLVVLEISSFQLETIRDFRPHIGVLLNITPDHLERYRSFEEYARVKFRLFENQRPDDVAIINGRDPETLRYLPELKARVFIYGPKGQVAYLREPLAILRLSETEERYDLSLFRLLGRHNRENFLAAALAARLAGASPEAVAQAAKEFVGYPHRLEFITQVGGVYFVNDSKATNVDATAKALEGLEGPIVLIAGGRDKGGSYLPLADLIRHKVKALILMGESREKMAQELGMITETYQVESLEEAVEVAMSLAHPGDTVLLSPACASFDQFASYKERGRAFRSLVLELAPQIIAPRGALETSEVIYH is encoded by the coding sequence ATGGATCTTCGGGGCCAAAAAATTGTTGTTGTCGGGCTAGGGCGTTCGGGTATGGCCGCGGCCAAACTGGCTGTCAGCCAAGGGGCGGAGGTTCTGATTTCTGAAAAGAGATCCCTTGAGGCCATTGATGGCAAGGATAAGACCTTTGTCGAGGATCTGGGGGTCTTTCTGGAGGCCGGGGGACATCGTCCAGAGACTTTTGCCTGGGCGGATCTTATTGTTGTCAGTCCCGGAGTTCCTCGGCAGGGAAAGGCCTTCGAAACCGCCTACAGGAAGGGTATCCCCATCATCGGGGAGCTGGAACTGGCCGCCTCTTTTCTCCGAAGTCCGGTGGTGGCCATAACCGGGACCAACGGCAAGACGACGGTTACGGCCTTGGTGGCTGATATGTTGCGCTTTTCAGGGAAAAGGGTCTTTGTGGGTGGCAATTTCGGAATTCCTCTTTCGGAATATGTCTCCGGGAGCCAGCTGGCTGACCTAGTTGTCCTTGAGATCTCCAGTTTTCAGCTGGAGACCATAAGAGACTTCCGGCCCCATATAGGGGTCTTACTTAATATCACCCCGGATCACCTGGAACGCTATCGCTCCTTTGAAGAATATGCCCGGGTCAAGTTCCGTCTTTTTGAGAATCAGAGGCCAGATGATGTGGCCATAATAAACGGGCGCGATCCGGAAACCTTACGATATCTACCGGAGCTTAAGGCCCGGGTCTTTATCTATGGCCCCAAGGGGCAGGTGGCCTATCTCCGAGAACCTTTGGCTATTCTCCGGCTCTCTGAGACGGAGGAAAGGTATGATCTTTCTCTCTTCCGCCTTCTGGGGCGTCACAACCGAGAAAATTTTCTGGCCGCCGCCCTGGCCGCCAGACTGGCTGGAGCCAGCCCTGAGGCCGTAGCCCAGGCGGCCAAGGAGTTTGTCGGTTATCCTCACCGACTGGAGTTTATAACCCAGGTAGGTGGGGTCTATTTTGTCAACGATTCCAAGGCCACCAATGTGGACGCCACAGCCAAGGCCCTGGAGGGGCTTGAAGGCCCTATCGTTCTTATCGCCGGGGGGCGGGATAAAGGCGGAAGCTATTTGCCCCTAGCGGATCTTATCCGCCACAAGGTCAAGGCCTTGATCCTCATGGGCGAATCTCGAGAGAAAATGGCCCAAGAGTTGGGCATGATAACCGAGACCTATCAAGTGGAGAGCCTGGAGGAGGCCGTAGAGGTGGCGATGAGTCTGGCCCATCCCGGAGATACCGTTCTACTTTCTCCGGCTTGTGCCAGTTTTGATCAGTTTGCCAGCTATAAGGAGAGGGGGCGGGCCTTTCGGAGCCTGGTTCTAGAACTGGCCCCCCAGATAATCGCTCCCAGGGGCGCCCTGGAGACTTCGGAGGTGATTTACCACTGA
- the murB gene encoding UDP-N-acetylmuramate dehydrogenase — translation MRLKKILKKLRGEGITFELDLPGRRLTSFRLGGEVAAAVFPRNIKEVVWLLAFLEQEGIPYFFLGGGTNLIIKDGGFPGLAVSLRDLRGLDFQLEPESVTVSVLSGEPLRNLVSLGIKLGLRGVESLAGIPGTVGGAIAMNAGTPEGAIGDFLEEIFVVFPGASPLKLKARDLSFSYRKTNLPQEALILQATLRFLRTSPLQVAQAVGEMCRKRAKSQPLRYPSAGCVFKNPPEDSAGRLIDLCGLKGKRHGGAQISTRHANFIINRGGARARDVLELMDMAREAVFKKFAICLEPEVRIVGQG, via the coding sequence GTGCGCTTAAAGAAGATCTTAAAAAAGTTAAGGGGCGAAGGGATTACGTTTGAGTTGGATCTTCCCGGAAGACGACTGACTTCATTCCGCCTTGGTGGGGAAGTCGCTGCGGCCGTCTTCCCTCGAAATATAAAAGAAGTGGTCTGGCTTCTGGCCTTCCTGGAGCAGGAGGGAATTCCCTATTTTTTTCTGGGTGGGGGTACCAACTTGATCATCAAAGACGGCGGTTTCCCTGGTTTGGCTGTCTCTTTGAGGGATCTGCGTGGTCTTGATTTTCAGCTTGAACCGGAGTCGGTAACCGTCTCTGTCCTTTCAGGAGAACCCTTAAGAAACCTCGTCTCTCTCGGAATAAAGCTGGGGCTCAGGGGGGTAGAATCTTTGGCTGGTATTCCGGGAACCGTTGGTGGGGCCATTGCCATGAATGCTGGCACCCCTGAAGGAGCTATAGGGGACTTTCTTGAAGAGATTTTCGTTGTCTTCCCTGGTGCCAGCCCTCTAAAACTTAAGGCTCGGGATCTGTCTTTTTCTTACCGAAAGACCAATCTTCCCCAAGAGGCTCTAATCCTTCAGGCTACCCTTCGCTTCCTCCGAACCTCGCCTCTTCAGGTAGCTCAAGCCGTGGGGGAGATGTGCCGGAAGCGGGCGAAATCCCAACCTCTTCGCTATCCCAGTGCCGGTTGTGTCTTCAAAAATCCGCCAGAAGATTCGGCTGGGCGTCTTATCGATTTGTGTGGCCTCAAGGGGAAACGCCATGGTGGCGCCCAGATCTCTACCAGACATGCCAACTTCATTATCAACCGGGGAGGGGCCAGGGCTCGAGATGTCCTGGAGCTTATGGATATGGCCCGCGAGGCCGTTTTTAAAAAGTTTGCCATATGCCTCGAACCGGAGGTGAGGATCGTTGGCCAGGGTTAG
- the ftsA gene encoding cell division protein FtsA: MPSEKDIIVGLDVGTTKICCVVAEVDDQEVHIIGLGTHPSVGLRKGVVVNIESTVNSIRRAVEEAELMAGCEITQVYVGIAGSHVKGFNSDGVIAVKGGEVTEEDVNRVIDAARAVAIPLDREVIHILPQEYIVDDQPGILDPVGMSGVRLEAKVHIVTAAVTAAQNLIKCANRAGLDVVDIVLQPLASAEAVLTDEEKDLGVALIDFGGGTTDLAIFSGGTIKHTAVLGIGGHNVTNDIAVGLRCPMSEAEKIKIRHGHCLAALVSPEEVIEVPSVGDRRPRKLSRQILAEIIEPRVEELLTLMDAELVKSSLKPLISSGVVITGGSALIPGLPEMADQIFELPTRIGYPKGYKGLADVVENPKFATAVGLVLYGVQNQPERKFRIRDGNIFNRVMQRMKRWFG, from the coding sequence ATGCCTTCGGAGAAGGACATTATAGTCGGTCTGGATGTGGGGACCACCAAGATCTGTTGCGTGGTAGCCGAGGTAGATGACCAGGAGGTTCATATTATCGGTCTGGGAACCCATCCCTCGGTGGGGTTGAGGAAGGGCGTGGTGGTTAATATCGAAAGCACAGTCAACTCTATCCGCCGGGCGGTGGAAGAGGCCGAGCTTATGGCCGGCTGTGAGATTACCCAAGTCTATGTGGGGATTGCTGGCAGCCATGTAAAGGGCTTCAATTCCGATGGGGTCATTGCTGTCAAGGGCGGAGAGGTGACTGAAGAAGACGTCAATCGGGTTATTGATGCCGCCAGGGCGGTAGCCATTCCCCTGGATCGAGAGGTCATCCACATCCTGCCCCAGGAATACATTGTTGATGATCAGCCGGGCATCCTGGACCCTGTGGGAATGAGTGGTGTCAGGCTTGAGGCCAAGGTTCATATCGTTACCGCTGCCGTAACGGCGGCTCAAAACCTGATCAAATGTGCCAACCGGGCCGGTCTTGATGTGGTGGATATCGTCCTTCAACCCCTGGCCTCAGCCGAGGCCGTTCTCACCGATGAGGAGAAAGACTTGGGAGTGGCCCTGATAGATTTTGGCGGGGGAACCACGGATCTGGCCATCTTCTCCGGGGGGACCATCAAACACACGGCTGTTTTGGGCATTGGAGGGCACAATGTCACCAATGACATTGCCGTAGGGCTTCGCTGTCCCATGAGCGAGGCTGAAAAGATCAAGATCCGTCATGGTCACTGCCTAGCGGCCCTGGTTTCTCCGGAGGAGGTCATAGAGGTTCCCAGTGTAGGTGATCGGCGTCCCCGTAAACTCTCCCGCCAGATTTTGGCCGAGATTATCGAACCTCGGGTGGAGGAGCTTCTGACCCTCATGGATGCCGAACTGGTCAAAAGCAGTCTTAAACCTTTGATCTCCTCAGGGGTGGTTATTACTGGAGGGTCGGCCTTAATCCCGGGTCTTCCGGAGATGGCCGACCAGATCTTCGAACTCCCTACCCGGATCGGTTATCCGAAAGGCTACAAGGGGCTTGCTGACGTGGTAGAAAACCCCAAATTTGCCACTGCCGTAGGATTGGTACTCTACGGGGTTCAGAATCAACCGGAGAGAAAGTTCCGCATTCGCGATGGCAATATCTTCAACCGGGTTATGCAGCGCATGAAGCGCTGGTTTGGCTAA
- the mraY gene encoding phospho-N-acetylmuramoyl-pentapeptide-transferase — protein MLYHLLYPLHEWFGPFNVFRYITFRTIYATITAIFISFALMPWFIAKIKAWRIGQIIREEGPQSHQVKSGTPTMGGVVIIAAVTISTLLWANLTNGYVWLALFALLAFGAIGLYDDWRKVSGRRNLGLTGRVKLLFQGLAALAIGGHLYYHGFDTTLAVPFFKGFRPELGVFYLAFVLLVIVGASNAVNLTDGLDGLAIGPYIISAATYLLFAYLAGHARLAAYLQIPYVPGAGELAIFCGALVGAGLGFLWYNAYPAEIFMGDVGALSLGGALGTVAVLVKQEILLAIVGGVFVAEALSVMLQVASFRLTGRRIFKMAPLHHHFELKGWPEPKVIVRFWIVSVILGMAAISTLKLR, from the coding sequence ATGCTTTATCATCTTCTTTATCCCCTCCATGAGTGGTTTGGGCCTTTTAATGTCTTCCGTTACATCACCTTTCGGACCATTTACGCCACCATTACGGCCATATTCATTTCCTTTGCCCTTATGCCTTGGTTTATCGCCAAGATTAAGGCCTGGCGGATAGGCCAGATAATCCGCGAGGAGGGGCCTCAGTCCCATCAGGTCAAAAGCGGCACTCCGACTATGGGAGGGGTAGTTATTATTGCCGCCGTGACCATTTCTACCCTTCTTTGGGCCAATCTTACCAATGGCTATGTTTGGTTGGCCCTTTTTGCCCTTCTGGCCTTCGGGGCCATCGGTCTTTATGATGACTGGCGTAAAGTCTCTGGTCGGCGAAATCTGGGGCTCACCGGTCGGGTCAAGCTTTTATTTCAAGGATTGGCGGCCCTGGCCATAGGGGGGCATCTCTATTACCATGGTTTTGACACCACTTTGGCGGTCCCTTTCTTTAAGGGATTTCGGCCGGAACTCGGGGTTTTTTACCTCGCCTTTGTTCTCTTAGTTATTGTAGGGGCCTCTAACGCTGTAAACTTGACCGATGGGTTAGATGGGCTGGCCATCGGGCCCTACATTATTTCGGCAGCCACCTATCTGCTTTTTGCCTATCTTGCCGGCCATGCCCGTCTGGCGGCTTATCTGCAGATCCCTTATGTGCCTGGAGCCGGGGAGCTGGCTATATTCTGCGGGGCCCTGGTAGGGGCTGGTCTAGGGTTCCTGTGGTACAATGCCTACCCGGCTGAAATCTTTATGGGAGACGTCGGGGCACTGTCGCTGGGGGGAGCCCTGGGAACAGTAGCTGTTTTGGTCAAGCAAGAAATCCTCTTAGCCATAGTGGGGGGGGTTTTTGTTGCTGAAGCCCTTTCAGTAATGCTTCAAGTAGCCTCTTTTCGTCTTACCGGTCGGCGGATCTTTAAAATGGCTCCGCTGCATCATCATTTTGAGCTGAAAGGCTGGCCAGAACCAAAGGTTATTGTTCGTTTCTGGATAGTTTCGGTCATTTTGGGAATGGCGGCGATCAGCACCCTTAAATTGAGGTGA
- a CDS encoding cell division protein FtsQ/DivIB yields the protein MLGLGLLGAGVILTGLLGWYFLANWSLFRINRLEIKGLVRLSQEEVLKTADIGVSDNIFAVDVADIGRRLEAHPWISRAFVYRRLPDTLVIKIEEEVPVALTAVGGRLYLTDSRGRLFKVLEPKESASYPVINGVRPEMIIDGRLSPAIQPVLKLLADLRRPTSLLPVDKVSEILIRQDELVLITKDKVYVTFTLQDLEGQYQRLEKILAHLYNNGWYREVAAIRLDYPPGQAAVQFKGS from the coding sequence GTGCTGGGTTTAGGCCTTCTTGGAGCTGGGGTCATCCTAACAGGTCTTCTGGGCTGGTATTTTCTGGCCAACTGGAGTCTTTTCCGGATAAATCGTCTAGAGATCAAAGGCCTGGTGCGCCTAAGTCAAGAGGAAGTCCTAAAGACGGCCGATATCGGCGTGAGCGACAATATCTTTGCCGTGGATGTGGCAGATATCGGCCGTCGCCTTGAGGCCCATCCCTGGATAAGTCGGGCCTTTGTCTATCGGCGACTGCCGGATACCTTGGTCATCAAGATAGAAGAAGAGGTTCCCGTGGCTTTGACTGCGGTCGGGGGGCGCCTTTATCTTACCGATTCCCGGGGAAGGCTTTTTAAGGTCTTGGAGCCCAAGGAATCGGCCAGTTATCCGGTGATAAATGGGGTTAGGCCGGAGATGATTATCGACGGCCGCCTTTCTCCCGCTATACAGCCGGTTCTCAAGCTCCTTGCCGATCTCCGTCGCCCCACCAGCCTCCTGCCGGTGGACAAGGTCTCAGAAATTCTCATCCGCCAGGATGAGTTAGTCCTCATTACCAAAGACAAAGTCTATGTCACCTTTACCCTCCAAGACCTGGAGGGACAGTATCAGCGGTTGGAGAAGATCTTGGCCCATCTTTACAACAATGGTTGGTATCGAGAGGTAGCGGCCATCAGGCTTGATTATCCTCCGGGCCAGGCCGCAGTGCAGTTTAAGGGGAGCTAA
- a CDS encoding UDP-N-acetylmuramoyl-L-alanyl-D-glutamate--2,6-diaminopimelate ligase: MRDYSRPTRLKSLKDLVRGLPQARVLRPEVMVSAITDDSRKVVPGALFVAIPGRRVDGHRFVKQALDKGAVALAVAEGRLLEQHIPAGILLPDTRQALGYLAASFYDHPSEYLTLVAVTGTNGKTTLTYLLEQIFSEAGFACGVIGTIEYRGRGFRDVATQTTPGAIELQRLLATFKERGVKFVALEASSHGLEQGRLNGTRVSAAIFTNLSRDHLDYHGHFEAYYAAKKRLFLEHLAGPALINLDDPYGQRLAKELSGPVITFGLQNGDIRGRILKADLSGTHLEIRGAFGKLLLTSPLVGAFQAENLLAAFACGLSLGLEPEVIADALSRASGPPGRLEAIKNPFGFSVLVDYAHTPEALSRVLETLRQMTPGRLLVVFGCGGDRDQGKRPLMGQVAGEKADLVFLTSDNPRSEPPDQILEEIKRGLKRTETPYHLIVSRQEAIYLAINEAEPGDCVLIAGKGHETYQEIAGKRRPFDDRKVARAALAFRAMGQEALKEVAGI, encoded by the coding sequence ATGCGAGATTATTCTCGGCCAACAAGGCTAAAAAGTCTGAAAGATCTGGTCCGGGGGCTTCCCCAGGCCAGAGTCTTGAGGCCGGAGGTGATGGTTTCGGCCATCACCGATGACTCCCGCAAGGTCGTTCCCGGGGCCCTTTTTGTGGCTATTCCCGGCAGGCGGGTGGATGGCCACCGCTTTGTCAAACAGGCCCTGGATAAGGGAGCCGTGGCCCTGGCCGTGGCGGAAGGTCGCCTCTTGGAGCAACATATTCCGGCCGGGATTCTCCTCCCGGATACCCGTCAGGCCTTAGGATACCTGGCGGCGTCCTTTTATGATCATCCCAGTGAATATCTGACCTTGGTGGCCGTCACCGGTACTAATGGCAAGACCACCCTGACGTATCTTCTAGAGCAGATCTTCTCTGAGGCTGGTTTTGCCTGCGGAGTCATCGGGACTATCGAGTATCGGGGAAGAGGGTTTCGGGATGTGGCCACCCAAACTACTCCCGGGGCAATAGAACTTCAGAGGCTTCTTGCAACCTTTAAGGAAAGGGGAGTCAAATTTGTGGCCCTTGAGGCCTCATCTCATGGTCTGGAGCAGGGCCGCCTAAATGGAACCAGGGTCTCGGCGGCTATTTTTACCAATCTCAGCCGAGATCACCTAGACTACCATGGTCATTTTGAGGCCTATTATGCGGCCAAAAAGCGGCTTTTCCTTGAGCACTTGGCTGGTCCGGCCCTGATTAACCTCGATGATCCTTACGGCCAGCGATTGGCCAAGGAGCTTTCTGGCCCGGTGATCACCTTTGGCCTTCAGAATGGAGACATTAGAGGACGAATTCTTAAGGCCGATCTCTCGGGAACCCATCTGGAAATAAGGGGGGCCTTTGGGAAGCTGCTTCTAACAAGCCCCCTTGTTGGTGCCTTTCAGGCAGAAAACCTCCTGGCAGCCTTTGCCTGCGGCCTCTCTTTGGGGCTTGAGCCTGAGGTTATTGCTGATGCCCTTTCTCGGGCCTCCGGGCCACCAGGACGTTTGGAAGCGATAAAAAATCCCTTTGGGTTTTCTGTCTTGGTTGACTATGCCCATACCCCAGAGGCCCTCTCTAGAGTTCTTGAGACTCTTCGCCAAATGACCCCTGGTCGGCTGTTGGTGGTCTTTGGTTGTGGAGGGGATCGGGATCAGGGCAAACGTCCCCTTATGGGACAGGTGGCCGGGGAGAAGGCCGACCTTGTTTTCCTTACCTCGGACAATCCTCGCTCTGAGCCCCCAGATCAGATCCTTGAGGAGATAAAGAGGGGGCTTAAAAGAACGGAGACTCCCTATCATCTGATTGTCTCCCGTCAGGAGGCCATTTATCTGGCCATCAATGAGGCTGAACCCGGAGATTGTGTTCTTATTGCCGGCAAAGGCCATGAAACCTACCAGGAGATAGCTGGTAAGCGGCGGCCATTTGATGACCGCAAGGTGGCCCGGGCTGCGCTGGCCTTCAGGGCCATGGGACAAGAAGCTCTGAAAGAGGTGGCAGGTATCTGA